Proteins co-encoded in one Bacillus paramycoides genomic window:
- a CDS encoding PadR family transcriptional regulator has protein sequence MKHRLLPLSETMHYILLALREPLHGYAIMQKIERLSQGNVILAAGTLYGAIENLSKQDWIELVPGETGRRKIYQITQTGEEILGIEKRRLQHILSLYEMR, from the coding sequence ATGAAGCATAGATTACTGCCGTTATCCGAAACGATGCATTATATCTTATTAGCGTTACGAGAGCCATTACATGGCTATGCAATTATGCAAAAAATAGAACGACTGAGTCAAGGGAATGTAATTTTAGCAGCTGGCACGCTTTATGGTGCAATCGAAAATTTGAGTAAACAAGATTGGATCGAACTGGTACCAGGTGAAACAGGAAGACGTAAAATATACCAAATTACACAGACTGGAGAGGAAATTTTAGGCATAGAAAAAAGAAGGTTGCAACATATATTATCACTCTATGAAATGAGGTAG
- the qatC gene encoding Qat anti-phage system QueC-like protein QatC has product MKLYIPVLEIEKWIENKVLLESILDFLSGDKWDIEFRSREFTEKEIEAKKRIEEFNGEKINKETICMFSGGLDSFIGAIDLLNEQSSVNNLLFVSHYGGGKGVREYQKFLSEKLIAHYDLTLDHFKSFFASAKRGVEDTTRTRSLMFFSHAIVIATGMEGQVNLLIPENGLISLNIPLTNSRLGSSSTRTTHPYYMRLLQKLINNLKINVNISNPYQFKTKGEMIQECKNIEFLKENLNYTMSCSHPDQGRMDGETETLHCGYCLPCVIRRASILKAEIEDGSRYRDRDFTSGPTARTNLNSYNIGIKKHNKKYVFLKIQNSGPIETNIEQFIGVYNRGMEELSSLLEEYNEEVLS; this is encoded by the coding sequence ATTAAGTTATACATACCAGTTCTGGAAATTGAAAAATGGATAGAAAATAAAGTACTATTAGAAAGTATTTTAGATTTTTTGAGTGGAGATAAATGGGATATAGAATTCAGATCTCGAGAATTTACTGAAAAAGAAATCGAAGCTAAAAAGAGAATTGAAGAATTTAATGGTGAAAAGATTAATAAAGAAACGATTTGTATGTTTTCGGGAGGATTAGATTCCTTTATAGGAGCTATAGATTTACTTAATGAGCAAAGTTCAGTAAATAATTTATTATTTGTAAGTCATTATGGGGGCGGCAAAGGTGTAAGAGAATACCAAAAATTCTTATCAGAAAAACTAATAGCTCATTATGATTTAACATTAGATCATTTTAAATCATTTTTTGCTAGCGCCAAGAGGGGAGTAGAGGATACAACAAGAACTAGATCACTAATGTTCTTTTCTCATGCTATTGTAATTGCCACAGGCATGGAAGGGCAAGTGAATTTGTTAATCCCAGAAAATGGTTTGATATCTTTGAATATTCCCTTAACTAATTCTAGGTTAGGTAGTAGTAGTACTAGAACAACTCATCCTTATTATATGAGGCTATTACAAAAGTTAATTAATAATTTAAAGATTAATGTTAATATAAGTAATCCATATCAGTTTAAAACTAAGGGCGAAATGATTCAAGAATGCAAAAATATTGAGTTTTTAAAAGAAAATTTAAATTATACTATGTCATGTTCTCATCCGGATCAAGGAAGAATGGATGGGGAAACTGAAACATTGCATTGTGGATATTGCTTACCTTGTGTTATACGGAGGGCATCAATATTAAAGGCAGAAATTGAGGATGGGAGTAGATATAGAGATAGGGACTTTACCAGTGGTCCTACGGCAAGAACTAATCTTAATTCTTACAATATAGGTATTAAAAAACACAATAAAAAGTATGTATTCTTGAAAATACAGAATTCAGGACCTATTGAAACAAATATAGAGCAATTTATAGGTGTTTATAATAGAGGCATGGAAGAACTTAGCTCTTTATTGGAGGAGTATAATGAAGAAGTTTTATCATGA
- a CDS encoding class II lanthipeptide, LchA2/BrtA2 family, with the protein MNHSSYVNKKKLRENFNFEETIGLVDEKELAQLSGAGSEVNPRTAWACVITGVLSAAQCPSTACSSRCTK; encoded by the coding sequence TTGAATCATTCAAGTTATGTAAACAAAAAAAAATTAAGAGAAAACTTTAATTTTGAAGAGACAATTGGATTAGTTGATGAGAAGGAGCTAGCTCAATTATCAGGTGCTGGTAGTGAGGTTAACCCTAGAACTGCTTGGGCTTGTGTCATAACTGGCGTCCTATCTGCGGCGCAGTGTCCTTCTACAGCTTGTAGTAGCAGGTGTACAAAATAA
- a CDS encoding peptidase domain-containing ABC transporter, which translates to MKTYTSKHKRKVPFIEQMQQTECGLCCMAMIASYYKSSFSLYEMREATGNGRDGTSLKQMRELARNLGFEANWYKLQTEQLVDTEGPVILFWDNKHFVVLEKIVNKNYVIVDPDGGRKKLSRSEFDKFFTGYTLTCIPKKDFIRKKAKSVWKPFLKLLINKPKLLISVIITAILLQLFTLGVPMIIQSVIDRVIIPSRDNLLSIFLIGIVFLVLFQSGVSFIRGKLLITLNNFLDQKMMTQFFRHLLNLPYSFFQLRSFGDLIFRSNSLLNIRNLLSNQLIMGTLDVSLIIVILIYMINKSILMTAWVVLVSMLSILLVLLSKNILYQKNQDEITKATNVQSFQTELLYGIFGVKTAGTERSMYNSWEKLFNKLLLAYRKKGNVLNYINTLNGLLKMLGPLIVLWLGAQLVFSGEITLGALVAFHSLAIQFFNLTGSVIDTFNSFLVTDSYLRRVQDVLDSPQERKPKNPTILRALRGEIVLDNVYLKYAENQEYILKNINLRINPGQKVALVGKSGAGKSTLSRLILGLYEPTQGSIYYDGHNLLHLDKETFRKKIGVVPQDVSLFNRSIKENIALHQPDATMEDIIEAAKVAKIHDEIMLMPMNYNTIISELGMNISGGQRQRLAIARALVHKPSILVLDEATSSLDHVNEKEIDEYLSSINCTRIVISHRLTSLVNSDLILVLDNGEIIESGTHVDLINTGGFYAQYYQRLEHTEESVYSTT; encoded by the coding sequence ATGAAAACTTATACTTCCAAGCATAAGAGAAAAGTTCCATTTATAGAACAAATGCAACAAACTGAGTGTGGACTTTGTTGTATGGCAATGATTGCCTCATATTATAAAAGTTCTTTTTCTTTATATGAAATGAGAGAAGCGACTGGAAATGGTAGGGATGGAACCTCTTTAAAACAAATGAGGGAATTGGCAAGGAATTTGGGTTTCGAAGCTAATTGGTACAAATTACAAACAGAGCAATTAGTAGATACAGAGGGCCCTGTAATACTTTTTTGGGATAATAAACATTTTGTTGTTTTAGAAAAGATTGTTAATAAAAATTATGTAATCGTTGATCCGGATGGAGGGCGAAAAAAACTTTCCAGAAGTGAGTTTGATAAATTTTTTACTGGATACACTTTAACATGTATACCAAAAAAAGATTTTATAAGAAAAAAAGCTAAAAGCGTATGGAAACCATTTTTAAAACTATTGATTAATAAACCAAAACTGTTAATTAGTGTAATAATAACTGCAATTTTATTGCAGTTATTTACATTAGGTGTCCCTATGATAATACAAAGTGTTATTGACAGGGTAATAATACCCTCGAGAGATAATTTACTTTCCATCTTCTTAATAGGGATTGTCTTTTTAGTGTTATTTCAATCAGGGGTAAGTTTTATCAGAGGGAAATTATTAATAACATTAAATAATTTTCTTGATCAAAAGATGATGACACAATTCTTCAGGCATCTTTTAAACTTACCGTATAGTTTCTTTCAACTGAGATCATTTGGAGATTTAATATTTAGGTCTAACAGTTTACTAAACATCAGAAACTTATTATCAAATCAACTTATTATGGGCACCTTAGATGTTAGTTTAATTATAGTAATTTTAATCTATATGATTAATAAATCTATATTAATGACAGCTTGGGTCGTATTAGTAAGTATGCTTAGTATACTATTGGTTCTCTTAAGTAAAAATATACTGTATCAAAAAAACCAAGATGAGATAACTAAAGCTACTAATGTTCAATCCTTCCAAACTGAATTATTATATGGAATTTTTGGTGTGAAAACTGCAGGTACAGAACGTTCAATGTATAATTCGTGGGAAAAACTATTTAATAAACTATTGCTAGCCTATCGAAAAAAAGGAAATGTGTTAAATTATATAAATACATTAAATGGTCTTTTGAAAATGTTAGGTCCTCTTATTGTACTTTGGTTAGGGGCCCAGCTAGTTTTTTCTGGGGAAATAACTTTAGGAGCACTAGTAGCTTTTCATTCACTTGCCATACAATTTTTTAATTTAACAGGGTCTGTTATAGATACTTTTAATTCATTTCTCGTGACCGATTCTTATTTACGTAGAGTACAAGATGTTTTAGATTCTCCACAAGAACGCAAACCCAAAAACCCTACAATTTTAAGAGCGTTGAGAGGGGAAATTGTCTTAGATAACGTGTATCTAAAATATGCTGAAAATCAAGAATATATTTTGAAAAATATAAACTTAAGGATAAATCCAGGACAAAAGGTGGCTTTAGTAGGTAAATCTGGAGCAGGAAAGAGTACATTATCTAGATTAATTCTTGGTTTATATGAACCAACTCAAGGAAGCATCTATTATGATGGACACAATTTGTTACATCTTGACAAAGAGACTTTCCGAAAAAAAATAGGTGTTGTGCCCCAAGATGTAAGTCTCTTTAATCGTTCAATCAAAGAAAACATTGCGTTACACCAACCGGATGCCACCATGGAAGACATAATTGAAGCTGCAAAAGTTGCAAAAATCCATGATGAAATTATGCTCATGCCCATGAATTATAATACTATCATATCTGAATTAGGTATGAATATTTCTGGAGGACAACGTCAACGTCTTGCGATTGCAAGGGCACTAGTGCACAAACCATCAATTCTGGTCTTAGATGAGGCAACAAGTTCGTTAGATCATGTGAACGAAAAAGAAATTGATGAGTATTTATCAAGTATTAATTGTACGCGAATAGTGATTTCACACAGGCTTACATCCCTTGTTAATTCAGATTTGATTTTGGTATTAGATAACGGGGAAATCATTGAGTCGGGTACTCATGTAGACTTAATAAATACAGGAGGATTTTATGCTCAATATTATCAGCGATTAGAACATACTGAAGAAAGTGTGTATTCTACAACCTAA
- the qatD gene encoding Qat anti-phage system TatD family nuclease QatD, with the protein MKKFYHDTHLHLDLYKNTYEIIEYINKYKSYTIAVTNLPILYERAMKIFPQSKYIRFAVGFHPELIQQFSEQIPLFYEKIKKSRYIGEIGLDFSKNNLNSKELQIQVFTETVKICNEIGGKILTIHSRNAAETIINIIGVDFNGKIILHWFSGGLKQLHRAIQYGYYFSINQEMLRSKNGREIISRLPEERILIESDGPFTRGINKDYKVQFIDEIVQELSHIKNYDVEKVYELLKNNFKELLN; encoded by the coding sequence ATGAAGAAGTTTTATCATGATACACATCTGCATTTAGATTTATATAAAAATACTTATGAAATTATAGAGTATATAAATAAATATAAATCATATACAATTGCAGTTACTAACCTACCTATTTTATATGAAAGAGCAATGAAAATATTTCCCCAAAGTAAGTATATACGCTTTGCAGTAGGGTTTCATCCAGAGCTAATCCAACAATTTTCAGAGCAAATCCCGCTTTTTTATGAAAAAATAAAAAAAAGTAGATACATAGGGGAGATAGGATTAGATTTTAGTAAGAACAATCTAAATTCAAAAGAATTACAAATTCAAGTGTTTACAGAGACGGTTAAGATTTGTAATGAAATAGGTGGGAAGATTTTAACGATTCACTCTAGAAATGCTGCTGAGACGATTATAAATATAATAGGAGTAGATTTTAACGGGAAAATTATTTTGCACTGGTTTAGTGGTGGTTTGAAACAATTACACAGAGCTATTCAATACGGTTACTATTTTTCAATTAATCAAGAGATGTTGAGAAGTAAAAATGGTAGAGAAATAATTAGCCGGTTACCAGAGGAGCGAATATTAATTGAAAGTGATGGACCCTTTACTAGGGGAATAAATAAAGATTATAAAGTACAATTTATAGATGAAATTGTACAAGAGCTATCCCATATTAAAAATTATGATGTAGAGAAAGTATATGAATTACTTAAAAATAATTTTAAGGAGTTATTAAACTAG
- a CDS encoding plantaricin C family lantibiotic has protein sequence MEKSNIIKKWKNPINQTQGFGIENPVGDIFEEISEDDLHIAGGEGVDNRSLILNPGDLSKLLGNNGMFCTYTKECTYACNL, from the coding sequence ATGGAAAAAAGTAATATTATTAAAAAATGGAAAAATCCTATTAATCAGACTCAAGGTTTTGGTATTGAAAATCCAGTAGGGGATATTTTCGAAGAAATAAGTGAAGACGATCTTCACATTGCTGGCGGAGAAGGTGTGGATAACCGCTCTCTAATTTTAAATCCAGGGGATCTAAGTAAACTCTTAGGAAATAACGGAATGTTTTGCACATATACAAAAGAATGTACTTACGCTTGCAATTTGTAA
- a CDS encoding choloylglycine hydrolase family protein: MCTSLTLQTKNGQHLFARTMDFTLDLNQEVIIIPRHYQWNNITGEIINTKHATVGMGINHQGRIIMADGVNEAGMTCATLYFPGFATYSQSIDDNKTNLAPFDFVTWSLTQFNSVKELKKSVDSLTFLDIPLPDLGLTPPLHWILADKWGDCIVLEPTNEGLKMYDNPLGVMTNSPEFNWHLQNLRQYIGLKSQPFAPTEWSNLPLSAFGQGSGSMGLPGDFTPPSRFVRAAYGKQNIQGIDSEEEGVSALFHILSNCEVPKGGVITEEGALDNTIYTSVMCMESGTYYYHTYDCRQIIAIHLFHENLDTDEIKAYPFQRKQKIFYEN; this comes from the coding sequence ATGTGTACTAGTTTGACATTACAGACAAAAAACGGTCAGCATCTTTTTGCAAGAACGATGGACTTCACATTAGATTTGAATCAAGAAGTAATAATCATTCCTCGACATTACCAGTGGAATAATATAACTGGTGAAATCATTAATACGAAACATGCTACGGTCGGAATGGGAATTAATCATCAAGGAAGGATCATTATGGCGGACGGAGTAAATGAAGCAGGTATGACATGTGCGACACTCTATTTTCCAGGATTCGCTACTTATAGTCAAAGTATAGATGACAACAAAACGAATCTCGCTCCATTTGATTTTGTGACTTGGAGTTTGACACAATTCAACTCTGTCAAAGAGTTAAAGAAATCTGTAGATAGCCTTACCTTTTTGGATATACCATTACCGGATTTAGGGCTTACGCCACCACTACATTGGATTTTAGCGGATAAATGGGGAGATTGCATTGTACTGGAGCCGACAAATGAAGGATTAAAAATGTATGACAACCCACTAGGGGTGATGACGAATAGTCCGGAGTTTAATTGGCATTTACAAAATTTAAGACAATATATAGGCCTTAAATCGCAGCCATTCGCGCCAACAGAGTGGAGTAACTTACCATTAAGTGCTTTTGGTCAGGGCTCGGGCTCAATGGGACTTCCAGGAGATTTCACCCCGCCATCAAGATTTGTGCGGGCAGCATATGGCAAACAAAACATTCAAGGTATAGATAGCGAAGAAGAGGGAGTATCGGCCCTTTTTCATATTTTATCAAATTGCGAGGTTCCTAAAGGCGGAGTAATAACAGAAGAAGGTGCATTAGATAATACTATATATACAAGCGTAATGTGTATGGAGTCCGGAACATATTATTATCATACCTACGATTGTAGACAAATTATAGCTATTCATTTATTTCATGAAAATTTAGATACAGATGAGATTAAAGCTTATCCGTTCCAACGAAAACAAAAAATATTTTATGAAAACTAA
- a CDS encoding DUF2812 domain-containing protein, which yields MKKFKLFTNVLNEQFWLNDMLAQGYTCTSVNLFGIYTFKKTNIKKVMRLDFQDYMSREKYNEYIAIHEDFGWEHVYGSRFGSMHYWQKNEDGRDEMFSDQTSQVAFYKRLSNYSLTCAMIFFMYTVVLFNGPSFFHLFNPKVSYLTEGLWEKEGTAFWSAFLFETPFAMLRFLSPWIFIIAFLFFLYSYSQYNKKKKELT from the coding sequence ATGAAGAAATTTAAGTTATTTACAAATGTTTTAAACGAACAATTTTGGTTAAACGATATGCTTGCTCAAGGATATACATGTACCAGTGTCAATCTGTTTGGGATATATACATTTAAAAAGACAAATATTAAAAAAGTAATGCGCCTTGACTTTCAAGATTATATGAGCAGAGAAAAATACAATGAATACATCGCAATACATGAAGATTTTGGCTGGGAGCATGTTTATGGTAGTCGCTTCGGTAGCATGCACTATTGGCAAAAGAATGAGGATGGGCGTGATGAAATGTTCTCCGATCAAACGTCTCAAGTCGCTTTTTACAAGCGATTGTCGAACTATTCGCTTACGTGTGCGATGATATTTTTTATGTACACAGTCGTGTTATTTAACGGTCCGTCATTTTTTCATTTGTTCAATCCTAAAGTGAGTTATTTAACGGAAGGATTATGGGAAAAAGAAGGAACAGCGTTTTGGAGTGCTTTTTTATTTGAAACTCCATTTGCGATGCTTCGCTTTTTATCACCATGGATTTTTATCATTGCATTCCTTTTCTTCCTATATTCCTATTCACAATATAATAAGAAAAAGAAAGAATTAACTTAA
- a CDS encoding type 2 lanthipeptide synthetase LanM family protein, with product MNTKLVIDKALLKKGTYINERKIKTNKIQNINIESPKAKLWRKSGKFTKETFQERLKEYNLDMGEFLNILDDEQVSLGNEEINWINSLIEVLNIEYSSEKYIKITKKIVFSNFVLPFIAYADKLFINKANSVNENLVNWDSIRESILSSLALHLSEISVKILIKEIHISKQLGELEGASSESRYNYFNEVMLKDIDFITDILTAYPVLARLLVEKTESYINSHTEALTRYIKDYPLIVQQFGIEGLDLIDIESNHGDSHKNGRTVIIFKYNNEKKLVYKPRSMSVDEHFNDLLEWINCKERKFDFKAPKTKNCGIYGWQEFIDHKPCENLEQVELFYYRQGGYLALLYLLRSKDFHHENLIAHGSHPVLIDLETLFDNVIRFQDYDPILDDISSDYHDSVLGSAMLPFNFAKRKGMDLDFSALGTIEEGEIAEFSKNYSIDNENTDEIRLIEVPVVAEKKANLPVYNNNSIHSDKYIKIIESGFRTLYTFFLRNKKQLTSITGPIYKFKNDEIRHVFRGTNLYTNFIACGTHPDYLQDGLSRNRLFDILWIDVKNEERYRKFTHSECNDLLNQDVPYFTFEFGGRDLKNSKGDVITNFYNKTSLSLVLERCKELSLNDCRRQQRYIRMSLSTLNKDRGEGMTKPTPGGEGDFEHIAFLEEATKIGEEIANHIKNPKHEGKINNFAMSIDKNSENGGVNLSPLDEGIYDGLAGLALFFAQLAYEINDDSYKKLAEDIFDYSHKISDYNMKKNNISAYTGLGGIVYTAAYFHLLWGDNKYKKIVFEYLKLIDDRIGSSPSHDYLTGEAGALLLCLRIYKNFSHKEALLTAIRCGEYLFKSLSIEGEIENLLAGMSHGASGYAWPLMLLGYETGDNKFISIANSLIKYENTLFDKESRNWIDLRPNVKAKTNSFYWCHGAPGIALARGHMLSLVSDQNFGQHTLKEDLQIAIETTLENGFHSNHCLCHGDLGNIDILLTIAKNGSDKELLKKVLNKGYGILEQGKKMGWMNGIDKRSEMYGFMLGLSGIGFELLRLWNPNIPSVLDLELPS from the coding sequence ATGAACACAAAGCTGGTTATAGATAAAGCACTCTTGAAAAAGGGTACTTATATAAATGAAAGAAAAATTAAAACAAATAAAATACAAAACATTAATATAGAATCCCCTAAGGCCAAATTATGGAGAAAATCAGGTAAATTTACAAAAGAAACCTTTCAAGAACGTTTAAAAGAATACAATTTGGATATGGGTGAGTTTTTAAATATTCTTGATGATGAGCAAGTGTCTCTAGGGAATGAAGAAATAAACTGGATTAATAGTTTAATAGAAGTATTAAATATTGAATACAGTTCAGAAAAGTACATCAAAATTACGAAAAAAATCGTCTTCAGTAATTTTGTATTGCCATTTATAGCTTATGCCGACAAACTTTTTATAAATAAAGCAAATTCGGTCAATGAGAATCTAGTAAACTGGGATTCAATACGTGAATCTATTCTATCTTCACTAGCTCTTCACTTAAGCGAAATTTCAGTTAAAATACTAATCAAGGAAATACATATCTCGAAACAATTAGGAGAACTTGAAGGTGCAAGTAGCGAATCGCGTTATAATTATTTTAATGAAGTAATGCTGAAAGATATTGATTTTATAACAGATATTCTAACTGCTTATCCTGTTTTAGCAAGATTGCTAGTAGAAAAAACTGAGAGTTATATTAATTCTCATACAGAGGCTTTAACTCGATATATAAAAGATTACCCTCTAATAGTGCAGCAATTTGGAATTGAAGGATTGGATCTAATAGATATTGAAAGTAATCACGGTGATTCACACAAAAATGGAAGAACAGTTATTATATTTAAATATAATAATGAAAAGAAATTGGTGTACAAACCACGTTCAATGAGTGTAGATGAACATTTTAATGACCTACTTGAATGGATAAATTGTAAGGAAAGAAAATTCGATTTTAAAGCACCCAAAACAAAGAACTGTGGTATATATGGTTGGCAAGAGTTTATTGATCATAAACCTTGTGAAAATTTAGAACAAGTAGAGTTATTTTATTATCGTCAAGGTGGATACTTGGCATTATTATATTTATTAAGGTCTAAGGATTTTCATCATGAAAACCTAATTGCACATGGATCACATCCTGTCCTAATTGATTTAGAGACTTTATTTGATAATGTGATCAGGTTTCAAGATTATGACCCTATTTTAGACGATATATCATCTGATTATCATGATTCGGTATTAGGGTCTGCAATGTTACCATTTAATTTCGCAAAACGAAAAGGAATGGATTTAGATTTTAGTGCATTAGGAACCATAGAAGAAGGAGAAATTGCAGAGTTTTCTAAAAACTATTCAATTGATAATGAAAACACGGATGAAATTAGACTGATAGAAGTACCTGTTGTTGCTGAAAAAAAGGCTAATTTACCTGTTTACAATAATAATTCTATACATTCGGATAAATACATAAAAATTATTGAAAGTGGTTTTCGTACATTATATACTTTTTTCCTTAGAAATAAAAAACAATTAACTTCAATAACCGGTCCAATTTATAAGTTTAAAAATGATGAAATTCGTCATGTATTTAGGGGGACTAACCTATACACAAACTTTATAGCTTGTGGAACTCACCCTGATTATTTGCAAGATGGACTTAGCAGGAATAGGCTATTTGATATCCTTTGGATCGATGTTAAAAATGAAGAGAGATATAGAAAATTCACTCATAGTGAATGTAATGATTTACTCAATCAAGATGTTCCATACTTTACTTTTGAATTCGGTGGTAGGGATTTAAAAAACAGTAAAGGAGATGTCATAACTAATTTTTATAACAAAACCAGTCTGAGTTTAGTACTAGAACGGTGTAAGGAACTCAGTTTAAATGATTGTAGACGCCAGCAAAGATATATACGTATGTCTTTATCAACATTAAATAAAGACAGAGGAGAAGGAATGACAAAGCCTACCCCAGGGGGAGAAGGAGATTTTGAACATATAGCCTTTTTAGAAGAAGCTACAAAAATTGGTGAAGAAATTGCTAATCATATAAAAAATCCTAAACATGAGGGGAAAATTAATAACTTTGCTATGTCAATTGATAAAAATAGTGAGAATGGGGGAGTTAATTTAAGTCCTTTAGATGAAGGGATTTATGATGGGCTAGCTGGTTTAGCATTATTTTTTGCTCAATTGGCGTATGAAATAAATGATGATTCCTATAAAAAATTAGCTGAAGATATATTTGATTATTCCCATAAAATATCTGATTATAATATGAAAAAAAACAACATTTCTGCTTATACCGGTTTGGGTGGAATAGTATATACAGCAGCTTATTTCCACTTATTATGGGGAGATAATAAATATAAAAAAATTGTGTTTGAATATTTAAAGTTAATAGATGACAGAATCGGAAGCAGCCCTTCACATGACTATTTAACTGGGGAAGCGGGGGCGCTTTTATTATGCCTACGTATTTATAAAAACTTTTCTCATAAAGAAGCTCTCTTAACCGCTATCAGGTGTGGTGAGTATTTATTTAAATCGTTATCTATAGAAGGTGAAATAGAGAATTTGTTAGCCGGTATGTCTCATGGAGCTTCAGGATATGCATGGCCACTAATGTTACTTGGATACGAAACAGGTGATAATAAATTCATCAGTATAGCAAATTCTTTAATAAAATATGAAAACACTTTATTTGACAAAGAAAGCCGAAATTGGATTGACCTAAGACCTAATGTCAAAGCTAAAACTAACTCCTTTTATTGGTGCCATGGAGCTCCAGGAATTGCACTAGCAAGAGGGCATATGCTGAGTTTAGTCAGTGATCAAAATTTTGGACAGCATACTTTAAAAGAAGATCTTCAGATAGCTATTGAAACTACACTTGAAAATGGATTTCATTCAAATCATTGTTTATGTCATGGCGATTTAGGTAACATAGATATTTTGTTAACTATAGCTAAAAATGGAAGTGATAAAGAGTTGTTAAAAAAAGTTCTAAACAAAGGATATGGAATATTAGAACAAGGGAAAAAAATGGGATGGATGAACGGGATTGATAAAAGGTCAGAAATGTATGGTTTTATGTTAGGTTTATCAGGCATAGGTTTTGAATTGTTAAGGTTATGGAATCCAAACATACCTTCTGTACTTGATCTAGAATTACCATCATAA